A single region of the Enterobacteriaceae endosymbiont of Donacia cinerea genome encodes:
- a CDS encoding CvpA family protein: MFIIDYLFILVLLFSIIFGYFRGFIKEIFIIFNWFISFYISKKYYNYFIFIKNQKIINLYFKKIFLLFIYFILTFLSGYIIKKYLNRKIINQYNIKNINNILGLFFGIFKGCLIILLFLYSLNNIDRSLYKYFLIEKKSLFFIYFNNILQRYKYVL; this comes from the coding sequence ATGTTTATTATTGATTATTTATTTATATTAGTATTGTTATTTTCTATAATATTTGGTTATTTTAGAGGATTTATAAAAGAAATTTTTATAATATTTAATTGGTTTATATCATTTTATATATCTAAAAAATATTATAATTATTTTATTTTTATAAAAAATCAAAAAATAATTAATCTTTATTTTAAAAAAATTTTTTTATTATTTATTTATTTTATATTAACTTTTTTATCAGGATATATTATTAAAAAATACTTAAATCGAAAAATTATTAATCAATATAATATAAAAAATATTAATAATATATTAGGATTATTTTTTGGAATTTTTAAAGGATGTTTAATAATTTTGCTTTTTTTATATTCATTAAATAATATAGATAGAAGTTTATATAAATATTTTTTAATTGAAAAAAAATCATTATTTTTTATTTATTTTAATAATATTTTACAAAGATATAAATATGTTTTATAA
- a CDS encoding acetate kinase, with the protein MINKLILVINCGSSSLKFSVINVLKKKILLSGLSENFKNTDSYIKWDFNNQKQKKFFYSKIDHKIILNYLIKYILKKTLLYNNIIAVGHRIVHGGEKFTNPVIVTKKVIEAINKASIFAPLHNPIQLVGIKEVIKIIPHLQNKQVAVFDTSFHQTMPETSYLYALPIKFYEKYKIRRYGAHGTSHKYVSIIAAKILNIPLNKLNCISCHLGNGSSITAIKNGKSIDTSMGLTPLEGLVMGTRCGNIDPAIIFYMFSKLNIKIEKIYKILTEESGMLGLTNITSDFRYIEDNYSKNFKIKRATDIFIHYLSKYIASYSILMENKINAIIFTGGIGENSILIREKTIEKLKILNIFINHKLNNKIKFGKMGLINTNNSVPILVIPTNEELMIAQDTFNILLNK; encoded by the coding sequence ATGATAAATAAATTAATACTTGTTATTAATTGTGGTAGTTCTTCTTTAAAATTTTCAGTTATAAATGTTTTAAAAAAAAAAATTTTATTATCTGGTTTATCAGAAAATTTTAAAAATACAGATTCTTATATTAAATGGGATTTTAATAATCAAAAACAAAAAAAATTTTTTTACTCAAAAATTGATCATAAAATCATATTAAATTATTTAATAAAATATATTTTAAAAAAAACTTTATTATATAATAATATAATTGCAGTAGGTCATCGTATAGTTCATGGAGGAGAAAAATTTACAAATCCTGTTATTGTTACGAAAAAAGTTATAGAAGCAATAAATAAGGCATCTATTTTTGCACCTTTACATAATCCTATTCAATTAGTAGGTATTAAAGAAGTTATAAAAATTATACCTCATTTACAAAATAAACAGGTCGCTGTGTTTGATACTTCTTTTCATCAAACAATGCCTGAAACATCGTATTTATATGCTTTACCAATAAAATTTTATGAAAAATATAAAATACGTCGATATGGTGCTCATGGTACTAGTCATAAATATGTTAGTATAATCGCTGCAAAAATATTAAATATTCCATTAAATAAATTGAATTGTATTTCATGTCATTTAGGTAATGGTTCATCTATTACTGCTATAAAAAATGGTAAAAGTATTGATACTTCAATGGGATTAACTCCTCTAGAAGGTTTAGTTATGGGAACTAGATGTGGAAATATTGATCCTGCAATTATCTTTTATATGTTTAGTAAATTAAATATTAAAATAGAAAAGATATATAAAATTTTAACCGAAGAATCAGGTATGTTAGGATTAACAAATATAACTAGTGATTTTAGATATATTGAAGATAATTATTCAAAAAACTTTAAAATAAAAAGAGCTACAGATATATTTATACATTATTTATCTAAGTATATAGCTTCTTATAGTATTTTAATGGAAAATAAAATAAATGCAATTATTTTTACAGGTGGTATTGGAGAAAATAGTATTTTAATTAGAGAAAAAACAATAGAAAAATTAAAAATTCTAAATATTTTTATAAATCATAAATTAAATAATAAAATAAAATTTGGTAAAATGGGGTTAATAAATACTAATAATAGTGTTCCAATATTAGTTATTCCTACAAATGAAGAATTAATGATAGCACAAGATACATTTAATATTTTACTTAATAAGTAG
- a CDS encoding serine-type D-Ala-D-Ala carboxypeptidase (penicillin-binding protein 5; removes C-terminal D-alanyl residues from sugar-peptide cell wall precursors): protein MKIYKKNNKFINNILKLIIIVFLVYSTVIYANENIFNIISQPNIDVKSYILIDYNTGMILTEKNSNEIQTPASLAKIMTSYVIGKALVKGKLHRNDIVIIGKNAWAAGNEEFNGSSLMFLKIGDRISVKNLIKGIILQSGNDACVAMAEHISGNQKNFVNLMNFFAKKIGLKNTHFKNVHGLDEIGQYTSAKDIAIMGTCLIRDFPYEYSIYKEKYFTFNHISQKNRNLLLWDKTLNVDGIKTGHTENAGYNIIASATQNNMRLIVVLLGDKTEQDRKKNSKKLLNWGFETFRTINPIKKYQKIASIPILYGKHSHVRIGIKNNVFLTVLKNQEKKIKILYHIKNNKIFAPIYRNQVLGNLTFMINNHIIGNYPLIALENIPKGNIFVCFLDYIRLLLSKWIHQ, encoded by the coding sequence ATGAAAATATATAAAAAAAATAATAAATTTATTAACAATATATTAAAATTAATTATTATTGTATTTTTAGTATATTCAACAGTTATATATGCAAATGAAAATATATTTAATATTATATCTCAACCAAATATTGATGTTAAATCATATATTTTAATAGATTATAACACGGGTATGATTTTAACTGAAAAAAATTCAAACGAAATTCAAACACCAGCTAGTTTAGCAAAAATTATGACTAGTTATGTAATAGGAAAAGCATTAGTAAAAGGTAAATTACATAGAAATGATATAGTTATTATTGGAAAAAATGCTTGGGCGGCTGGTAATGAAGAATTTAATGGTTCATCATTAATGTTTTTAAAAATAGGAGATCGTATTTCTGTAAAAAATTTGATAAAAGGAATTATATTACAGTCAGGAAATGATGCATGTGTTGCTATGGCAGAACATATATCTGGTAATCAAAAAAATTTTGTAAATTTAATGAATTTCTTTGCTAAAAAAATAGGATTAAAAAATACTCATTTTAAAAATGTACATGGATTAGATGAAATTGGACAATATACATCTGCAAAAGATATTGCAATTATGGGAACATGTTTAATACGTGATTTTCCTTATGAATATTCAATATATAAAGAAAAATATTTTACTTTTAATCATATTTCTCAAAAAAATCGTAATTTATTATTATGGGATAAAACATTAAATGTAGATGGAATTAAAACTGGTCATACTGAAAATGCTGGTTATAATATAATTGCTTCTGCAACACAAAATAATATGAGATTAATAGTTGTCCTTTTAGGAGATAAAACAGAACAAGATCGTAAAAAAAATAGTAAAAAACTATTGAATTGGGGATTCGAAACTTTTCGTACAATTAATCCAATAAAAAAATATCAAAAAATAGCTTCTATTCCAATTTTATATGGTAAACATAGTCATGTAAGAATTGGTATTAAAAATAATGTTTTTTTAACAGTTCTTAAAAATCAAGAAAAAAAAATTAAAATTTTATATCATATTAAAAATAATAAAATTTTTGCTCCAATTTATAGAAATCAAGTATTAGGTAATTTAACTTTTATGATTAATAACCATATAATTGGTAATTATCCATTAATTGCATTAGAAAATATACCAAAGGGTAATATTTTTGTTTGTTTTTTAGATTATATAAGATTATTATTAAGTAAATGGATTCATCAATAA
- the truA gene encoding tRNA pseudouridine(38-40) synthase TruA produces MTNFKFIKIYKFALGVEYNGTNYHGWQKQKQYYKKTIQEYLENAISKVANHNIVIFCAGRTDVGVHSLGQVIHFETYSFRKKKSWILGINSLLPNDIVVNWIISVNKKFHARFSALSRRYFYIIYNNKYRSAILNNLVTFYHYNLNIKKIKNAIKYLLGEHDFSSFRSGNKLIGSSYRRILDCNIKKYGNYILIDIKANAFLYHMVRNIVGSLLEIGIGNKKEDWLLKLIKMKDRTKAAATVKPNGLFLVEVEYPKYFHIPNINNNLHFFLKNLF; encoded by the coding sequence ATGACAAATTTTAAATTTATAAAAATATATAAATTTGCACTAGGAGTAGAATATAATGGTACTAATTATCATGGATGGCAAAAACAAAAACAATATTATAAAAAAACTATACAAGAGTATTTAGAAAATGCTATTTCTAAAGTAGCAAATCATAACATAGTAATTTTTTGTGCAGGTAGAACTGACGTGGGTGTACATAGTTTAGGACAAGTTATTCATTTTGAAACATATAGTTTTAGAAAAAAAAAATCCTGGATCTTAGGTATAAATAGTCTTTTACCTAATGATATAGTTGTAAATTGGATCATATCTGTAAATAAAAAATTTCATGCTAGATTTAGCGCTTTATCTCGTAGATATTTTTATATTATTTATAATAATAAATATAGATCTGCTATATTAAATAATTTAGTTACTTTTTATCATTATAATTTAAATATAAAAAAAATAAAAAATGCAATAAAATATTTATTAGGAGAACATGATTTTTCATCTTTTAGATCTGGAAATAAATTAATTGGTTCTTCATATAGAAGAATCTTAGATTGTAATATTAAAAAATATGGAAATTATATTTTAATAGATATTAAAGCAAATGCTTTTTTATATCATATGGTTAGAAATATTGTAGGAAGTTTATTAGAAATAGGAATTGGTAATAAAAAAGAAGATTGGTTATTAAAATTAATAAAAATGAAAGATAGAACTAAAGCTGCAGCTACAGTTAAACCAAACGGTTTATTTTTAGTAGAAGTTGAATATCCAAAATATTTTCATATTCCAAATATAAATAATAATTTACATTTTTTTTTAAAAAATTTATTTTAG
- a CDS encoding NAD(P)(+) transhydrogenase (Re/Si-specific) subunit beta has product MFDRSLIFIYTISAILFILSIANLSKKETSKRGNLFAINGMLIAIIITILKSPINNIGYVLGAIFLGSIIGIIISKKIDMTKMPQLIAILHSFVGLTAILVGFNNYLLLIYNKILFYKNIHIQLIEIFISIFIGSITLIGSIVAFSKLSGFIKSKTLNIKYKNQIHICTLIISFIFMIIFLKTHNVTLQITALGLIFLISLIFGFHLIMSIGGADMPVVISMLNSYSGWAAASSGFMLTNDLLIITGALVGSSGAILSYLMCKGMNRSFINVLLGGNNKFFNKNIITTQKDKDIQSFKKISIENTVEMLKNSNRIIIVPGYGLAVSQAQYPLSEIVKKLRLLDIIVKFAIHPVAGRLPGHMNVLLAEANIPYDIVLEMDEINKDFINTDTVLVIGANDTVNPLAQEDINSPISGMPVLEVWKANNIIILKRSMNQGYSGISNPLFYKDNSYMLFGDAKDIINKILKII; this is encoded by the coding sequence ATGTTTGATAGGTCATTAATATTTATATATACTATATCTGCAATATTATTCATATTAAGTATTGCTAATCTTTCAAAAAAAGAAACCTCTAAAAGAGGTAATTTATTTGCTATTAATGGTATGCTTATTGCTATTATTATTACTATATTAAAATCTCCAATAAATAATATTGGTTATGTATTAGGAGCAATTTTTTTAGGTTCTATTATAGGTATTATTATTTCAAAAAAAATTGACATGACCAAAATGCCTCAATTAATAGCAATATTACATAGTTTTGTGGGATTAACTGCTATTCTTGTCGGATTTAATAATTATTTATTATTAATTTATAATAAAATTTTATTTTATAAAAATATTCATATTCAATTAATAGAAATCTTTATTAGTATTTTTATTGGTTCAATAACTTTAATAGGTTCTATTGTTGCTTTTAGTAAATTATCAGGATTTATTAAATCAAAAACTTTAAATATAAAATATAAAAATCAAATACATATTTGTACTTTAATAATATCATTTATTTTTATGATAATTTTTTTAAAAACACATAATGTAACATTACAAATTACAGCATTAGGATTAATATTTTTAATTTCATTAATATTTGGTTTCCATTTAATAATGAGTATTGGTGGAGCAGACATGCCTGTAGTAATTTCAATGTTAAATTCTTATTCAGGATGGGCAGCTGCATCTTCAGGATTTATGTTAACTAATGATTTATTAATTATAACTGGAGCTTTAGTTGGTTCTTCTGGTGCTATTCTATCATATTTAATGTGTAAAGGAATGAATAGATCGTTTATTAATGTACTACTTGGTGGAAATAATAAATTTTTTAATAAAAATATTATTACAACACAAAAAGATAAAGATATACAAAGTTTTAAAAAAATATCTATTGAAAATACAGTAGAAATGTTAAAAAATTCTAATAGAATTATTATTGTTCCTGGATATGGATTAGCTGTATCTCAAGCACAATATCCACTTTCCGAAATAGTAAAAAAATTACGTTTATTAGATATTATAGTAAAATTTGCTATTCATCCTGTAGCAGGACGTTTACCTGGTCACATGAATGTATTATTAGCAGAAGCTAATATACCATACGATATAGTATTAGAAATGGATGAAATTAATAAAGATTTTATTAATACAGATACTGTATTAGTAATAGGTGCTAATGATACAGTTAATCCATTAGCTCAAGAAGATATTAATAGTCCAATATCAGGTATGCCTGTATTAGAAGTTTGGAAAGCTAATAATATTATTATTCTTAAAAGAAGTATGAATCAAGGATATTCAGGTATTAGTAATCCTTTATTTTATAAAGATAATAGTTATATGTTATTTGGTGATGCTAAAGATATAATAAATAAAATTTTGAAAATTATATAA
- the lipB gene encoding lipoyl(octanoyl) transferase LipB, translating into MYKKNFIIRDLGIESWYITYKKMYYFNYIRSDNTLDEIWLVEHTPVFTQGKLSKVKDILSYKHKIPVFNTDRGGKITYHAPGQQVIYILINLKKRKIKIKLLISILEQTIINILLYFNIKPDCPFNHPPGVYINNKKIASIGIKISKGFTSHGISFNINMNLLPFKYINPCGFDKLKMTQLKDFIPYIKPITIKKLLIKEFLLLISNT; encoded by the coding sequence ATGTATAAAAAAAATTTTATTATAAGAGATTTAGGAATAGAATCATGGTATATAACTTATAAAAAAATGTATTATTTTAATTATATAAGATCTGATAATACATTAGATGAAATATGGTTAGTTGAACATACTCCTGTTTTTACACAAGGAAAATTATCTAAAGTAAAAGATATTTTATCTTATAAACATAAAATACCAGTATTTAATACTGATAGGGGGGGAAAAATTACATATCATGCTCCAGGACAACAAGTTATATATATTTTAATTAATTTAAAAAAAAGAAAAATAAAAATTAAATTATTAATTTCTATTTTAGAACAAACTATAATTAATATATTATTATATTTTAATATTAAACCTGATTGTCCTTTTAATCATCCTCCTGGAGTATATATTAATAATAAAAAAATTGCATCTATAGGAATAAAAATTTCAAAAGGATTTACTTCACATGGAATATCATTTAATATTAATATGAACTTATTACCTTTTAAATATATTAATCCATGTGGTTTTGATAAATTAAAAATGACTCAATTAAAAGATTTTATTCCATATATAAAACCAATAACAATTAAAAAATTATTAATAAAAGAATTTTTATTATTAATAAGTAATACTTAA
- a CDS encoding enoyl-ACP reductase FabI → MCLLSGKKILITGILNKLSIAYGIARVMYKHKANLIFTYQKKKNKDKIEKLVKKMTKNPIIKCDLSKDRDIKSLFIKISKIWNKFDGFVHSVAFTPNNALKKDFIQNTSRLVFQISHDISSYSLLGMIKECVNILNHKSSIIVLTYLGARCVIQNYNIMGLAKASLEANIRYIACNIGNKNIRINGISPAPIKTIASSEIKNIYKLIKLYKKNSPLLEKITINHIGNVATFLASDLSLGITGEIINLDSGFNIKINY, encoded by the coding sequence ATGTGTTTACTATCAGGGAAAAAAATATTAATTACTGGCATTTTAAATAAATTATCTATTGCATATGGTATAGCTCGTGTTATGTATAAACATAAAGCAAATTTAATTTTTACATATCAAAAAAAAAAAAATAAAGATAAAATAGAAAAATTAGTAAAAAAAATGACAAAAAATCCAATTATAAAATGTGATTTATCTAAAGATAGAGATATTAAATCTTTATTCATTAAAATATCTAAGATATGGAATAAATTTGATGGTTTTGTACATTCTGTTGCATTTACTCCTAATAATGCTTTAAAAAAAGATTTCATTCAAAATACATCGCGTTTAGTATTTCAAATTTCTCATGATATTAGTTCATATAGTTTATTAGGTATGATAAAAGAATGTGTTAATATATTAAATCATAAGTCTTCAATTATAGTATTAACTTATTTAGGAGCAAGATGTGTTATACAAAATTATAATATTATGGGATTAGCAAAAGCTTCATTAGAAGCTAACATCCGTTATATAGCATGTAATATTGGTAATAAAAATATTAGAATTAATGGTATTTCTCCAGCACCTATAAAAACTATTGCATCTTCAGAAATAAAAAATATTTATAAATTAATAAAATTATATAAAAAAAACAGTCCTTTATTAGAAAAAATTACTATAAATCATATAGGTAATGTAGCTACTTTTTTAGCTTCTGATTTATCTTTAGGTATTACAGGAGAAATAATAAATTTAGATTCAGGATTTAATATAAAAATAAATTATTAA
- the lipA gene encoding lipoyl synthase, whose product MHNLCNLYDMKQKILKKPNWIKIKFSTKKINKIKKIKSILKKNRLYSVCEEASCPNLIECFGKGQLTFMILGNICTRNCPYCDVIHGRPKIKYNKNEASNLANTVFKMKLKYVVITSVNRDDLHDGGANQFLECIKEIRKKNSNIKIEILVPDFKNCMEKALNIFSYSLPDVFNHNIETIKRLYYKIRPSGKYQKSLILLKKFKNLFPNILTKSGLMVGLGETKEELFNTIKDLKYSKVDILTIGQYLQPSQHHIPVHKYISLNEFSQIQKEAKKLGFKKVICGPFIRSSYNAEKFSF is encoded by the coding sequence ATACATAATTTATGCAATTTATATGATATGAAACAAAAAATTTTAAAAAAACCTAATTGGATTAAAATTAAATTTTCTACAAAAAAGATTAATAAAATAAAAAAAATTAAATCTATTTTAAAAAAAAATAGATTATATTCAGTTTGTGAAGAAGCATCTTGTCCTAATTTAATAGAATGTTTTGGAAAAGGACAATTAACTTTTATGATTTTAGGTAATATATGTACAAGAAATTGTCCATATTGCGATGTAATTCATGGTAGACCAAAAATTAAATATAATAAAAATGAAGCTTCTAACTTAGCTAATACTGTTTTTAAAATGAAATTAAAATATGTTGTTATTACTTCAGTTAATCGTGATGATTTACATGATGGAGGTGCAAATCAATTTCTTGAGTGTATAAAAGAAATACGTAAAAAAAATTCTAATATTAAAATAGAAATTTTAGTACCTGATTTTAAAAATTGTATGGAAAAAGCTTTAAATATATTTAGTTATTCATTACCTGATGTTTTTAATCATAATATAGAAACAATAAAACGTTTATATTATAAAATACGTCCTTCAGGTAAATATCAAAAATCTTTAATATTATTAAAAAAATTTAAAAATTTATTTCCTAATATTTTAACTAAATCAGGTTTAATGGTTGGTTTAGGAGAAACAAAAGAAGAATTATTTAATACTATAAAAGATCTTAAATATAGTAAAGTTGATATTTTAACTATAGGACAATATTTACAACCTAGTCAACATCATATACCTGTTCATAAATATATTAGTTTAAATGAATTTTCTCAAATTCAAAAAGAAGCAAAAAAACTTGGTTTTAAAAAAGTAATCTGTGGTCCTTTTATACGTTCTTCATATAATGCAGAAAAATTTTCTTTTTAA
- the cspE gene encoding transcription antiterminator/RNA stability regulator CspE: MSKIKGNVKWFNESKGFGFITPEDGSKDVFVHFSAIQSSGFKTLTEGQRVEFEITNGAKGPSAANVVAL, translated from the coding sequence ATGTCCAAGATTAAAGGTAACGTTAAGTGGTTTAATGAATCTAAAGGTTTTGGTTTCATTACTCCTGAAGATGGTAGCAAAGATGTTTTTGTACATTTTTCTGCCATTCAAAGTAGTGGTTTTAAAACATTAACCGAAGGCCAAAGAGTAGAATTTGAAATTACTAACGGAGCCAAAGGACCTTCTGCTGCTAATGTTGTTGCTCTTTAA
- a CDS encoding Re/Si-specific NAD(P)(+) transhydrogenase subunit alpha — translation MIIGIPKEKYFKETRIAMTPLNIKKLIKLGFTVYVEKDAGNLSYFKNQDFINEGAKIVKNEKIWESNIIIKIHPLDTEESKLIKNNSTLISFIWPNKNHLLLEILAKKNITTIAMDAVPRISKAQSLDALSSMNNLAGYRSIIESINLLQRTPNGQITAAGKILPAKIMVIGAGVAGLSAIGTAKSLGAKVIAFDKRKEVKEQIHSMGAEFLELKYYQEDNDNEYKTLSSKKKIELEQNFFNNIVKTTDIIITTAVILNKKAPILITKDIVKLMKPGSIIFDLAIESGGNCELTKINKMITTDNNIKILGFTNLTNKLAPQASQLYSTNIVNLMNLLSKNNLGKINIDLKDEIIRNMTIIYNSKIIWPAPEIKFKKTKKNIKKTNNFSNKKNSTKKNICFFKSKYFLYILGIFCIYYITKSVPHEIIPHFIIFLLSCIIGYYVVWNVDHKLHTPLMSVTNAISGIIIIGSILQVNSDYYTIIIFSFLGTLLSSINIFGGLTITQRMLQMFRKN, via the coding sequence ATGATAATTGGAATACCAAAAGAAAAATATTTTAAAGAAACTAGAATAGCAATGACTCCTTTAAATATTAAAAAATTAATAAAATTAGGATTTACAGTATATGTTGAAAAAGATGCAGGTAATCTTTCCTATTTTAAAAATCAAGATTTTATAAATGAAGGAGCAAAAATAGTAAAAAATGAAAAAATTTGGGAATCAAATATAATAATAAAAATTCATCCTCTTGATACAGAAGAAAGTAAATTAATAAAAAATAATAGTACATTAATTAGTTTTATTTGGCCTAATAAAAATCATTTATTATTAGAAATTTTAGCAAAAAAAAATATAACTACTATTGCAATGGATGCAGTACCTAGAATTTCTAAAGCTCAATCTTTAGATGCATTAAGTTCAATGAATAATTTAGCAGGTTACAGAAGTATTATAGAATCTATAAATTTATTACAAAGAACTCCAAATGGACAAATAACAGCTGCAGGTAAAATATTACCAGCAAAAATAATGGTTATTGGAGCAGGAGTAGCTGGATTATCAGCAATTGGAACTGCTAAAAGTTTAGGAGCAAAAGTAATTGCTTTTGATAAAAGAAAAGAAGTAAAAGAACAAATTCATAGTATGGGTGCTGAATTTTTAGAATTAAAATATTATCAAGAAGATAATGATAATGAGTATAAAACTCTTTCATCAAAAAAAAAAATAGAATTAGAACAAAATTTTTTTAATAATATAGTAAAAACAACAGATATTATAATCACAACAGCTGTTATTCTAAATAAAAAAGCACCAATTTTAATTACTAAAGATATAGTTAAATTAATGAAACCAGGTAGTATTATTTTTGACCTTGCAATTGAAAGTGGAGGAAATTGTGAATTAACAAAAATTAATAAAATGATTACTACAGATAATAATATAAAAATCTTAGGATTTACTAATTTAACAAACAAATTAGCTCCACAAGCTTCTCAATTATATAGTACAAATATTGTTAATTTAATGAATTTATTATCTAAAAATAATTTAGGTAAAATTAATATTGATTTAAAAGACGAAATTATTCGAAATATGACTATTATTTATAATAGTAAAATTATTTGGCCTGCTCCAGAAATTAAATTTAAAAAAACAAAAAAAAATATAAAAAAAACTAATAATTTTAGCAATAAAAAAAATAGTACAAAAAAAAATATATGTTTTTTTAAAAGTAAATATTTTTTGTATATTTTAGGAATATTTTGTATTTACTATATAACAAAATCCGTTCCACATGAAATAATACCACATTTTATTATTTTTTTATTATCTTGTATAATAGGATATTATGTAGTATGGAATGTTGATCATAAATTACACACACCACTAATGTCTGTTACTAATGCAATTTCTGGTATTATTATTATTGGATCTATCTTACAAGTAAATAGTGATTATTATACTATAATTATATTTTCATTTTTAGGAACTTTATTATCCAGTATTAATATTTTTGGAGGTTTAACTATTACTCAACGTATGTTACAAATGTTTCGTAAAAATTAA